From the genome of Papilio machaon chromosome 9, ilPapMach1.1, whole genome shotgun sequence, one region includes:
- the LOC106711692 gene encoding cadherin-89D isoform X4, translating into MAAVKVLVLLILTSATGHTSGCNFYPVGEYLKFVRIPENLKVGEEVLQVEVHPRKNLVLQAVDREEDAHLFTYRDVNRTHVAVLLAQSVDQLVDREAPQNVVKFRLGCDFHTGDDLISAYLSVTVYIEDVNDNAPRFLDLPYRVTVDELTPPGLTIFKGIRAFDRDKPNTPNSEVEYSITGGDPAGRFGLEGPHKPGLVLAKPIDYDAGDREFLLTITASDRGSPPRTTNATVHVIVADNDDLPPKFTLDVYRTKIPEFYPLLGKRIHKELVFEQAVRAFDQDAGVGAPLRYELISGDTRRFSLGPLNATLFLDAEIDLDAESLPGNTFVLGVQAVQVDDPQRAARARIEVEVLDLNDNLPEFEVDFYNISIVENLPNGFSVLQVMATDKDQGDNAEFTYQLRDPQGAFSIDPKSGWLTVRNQTVLDREQHSSLRMKVYAKEKNPSVVGTYLDKQRLSKFRRNSPVPALPLKEKTTYVYPDKIGTKSENIEYFEDINQLMSFVTVEVTLLDANDNNPVFVPNNLYEFTVKSNAKIGTFIGNVKAVDPDLGRNGIVSYDLQRTSNLTITSPFQVDANSGEVTVAQSPILEGRHALFVEASDQPANPSERRYSLAVVTVDVTRSNTDKPDFIGAPYEFWVGSNVGIGTSVGQIRVNEAMEKSDVSYDLLHGYEEGVPFAVEERSGVITVIHDLSKFNRLMYDFEAVAMQEGINLSIATNATIHVVDADDERGFLLKGSQSPITFHVKENLAGAMIGQIFNINSSSTTMNKPTNIRYIIANQQDVTDDIAIGQDGTIYAQKPLDREKRDSYRMTVIAEFNKGIVSGAGIYQVNIFVDDENDNPPIFDNPIYEGVITENAKKGTEVKMTNKIRATDADLGQNAIFSYTLFGDGHDLFAVNELSGVVTYVGNKLDREERGSYLLKVVARDKGSLKSEAKLTITVLDENDNEPKYNQIIIPLGESVDLLETHGRTDVKIFKEKKNDVNSGVAKIEVKPKNKFSTAVDAAGPLFLVPENIAIGSTILKLNAIDMDSGSNGQIRYEFMSEVFIPPTALSGNALQVRRYFVINERHGHIVVARALPPEAEFRLNVSAIDGGGLSDHITIRIFVKDINDHFPMFKKSWYSFNVDEAQYSRRVLGKVDATDADFAQNANLTYFLQPDSKDLPFEISPLNGVLSINGELDREKEDKYILTVVARDNGYEKKLTSSVSVEIEVLDVNDNSPKFYAYDELLEWKHPEADNISNHNFESVMMIPVYKTTLEENTPIGSVVTRVYANDSDLISNGNGLILYSLPQRKNQMNIFSIDSKEGIITTTGRLDYESQSVYNVTVVASDLGSPSLSSTAIVMLTVKDVPDEIEVSDKPVFISRYYELEIEENVHTPVELVTLNLTEHYENFKMRYFILNENDTDIKRTFVIDPRNGTLYLVRSPDREVKDVYEVLVRAERQKISRELPHMIYPVSDDVLEGMTKYDVKIVVRIKDVNDNAPKFLNGGRPMVTAIPTTAPFGYEVIQLQAIDADTGLNSDIRYQVMNSAGGRFAVSPRSGAVRTAGSFAHDAGKVFGFDVKATDRGGADDGRSAIANVFVYVLDESKQLILVVGAKPTEVEKEMENITRSLSNMTGYDIRVRRLEPSFKGSMDGHATDLYIYGVDPLSNAIIDMDVLQKLIMKREASERREVGGFKLLSVGDTSTVQARSGKLLSTMEIGVVALGCLVFIGACTTAVCILCVRTNKRHHHHHKRKHAHHYFI; encoded by the exons ATGGCGGCGGTCAAAGTATTGGTGTTGTTGATACTGACGTCTGCTACGGGGCACACCAGTG GTTGTAATTTCTACCCTGTCGGGGAATACCTGAAGTTTGTCAGAATACCGGAGAACTTGAAGGTCGGCGAAGAAGTTTTACAAGTTGAAGTCCATCCCAG GAAGAATCTGGTGCTGCAAGCAGTGGACAGAGAGGAAGACGCTCATCTGTTCACATACCGCGATGTTAACAGGACGCACGTGGCGGTGTTGCTGGCTCAAAGCGTAGACCAGTTGGTTGACCGCGAGGCTCCCCAGAATGTCGTCAAGTTCCGCCTCGGCTGCGACTTCCACACGGGAGACGACCTC ATCTCGGCGTACCTGTCGGTGACCGTGTACATAGAGGACGTGAACGACAACGCGCCGCGCTTCCTTGACCTGCCCTACAGGGTGACCGTCGACGAACTCACACCGCCCG GTCTGACGATCTTCAAAGGCATCCGCGCGTTCGATCGCGACAAGCCCAATACTCCTAACTCCGAGGTGGAGTATAGCATCACGGGGGGTGACCCGGCGGGCAGATTCGGCCTGGAGGGGCCGCACAAACCCGGCCTCGTGCTCGCCAAGCCTATAGACTACGATGCCGGCGACCGCGAGTTTCTACTCACTATCACTGCCTCT GACCGCGGGTCACCACCGCGCACCACCAACGCTACGGTTCACGTCATAGTGGCGGATAATGACGACCTGCCGCCGAAGTTCACGCTCGACGTCTATAGAACCAAGATACCAGAGTTCTATCCTCTACTG GGCAAGCGTATCCACAAGGAGCTGGTGTTCGAGCAGGCGGTGCGGGCGTTCGACCAGGACGCGGGCGTGGGCGCACCGCTGCGCTACGAGCTGATCTCCGGCGACACGCGGCGCTTCTCACTCGGTCCACTCAACGCCACTCTATTCCTTGACGCTGAGATCGATCTGGACGCTGAGTCGCTGCCTG GCAACACATTCGTGCTGGGCGTGCAGGCGGTGCAAGTGGACGACCCGCAGCGTGCGGCGCGCGCGCGCATCGAGGTCGAGGTGCTGGATCTCAACGACAACTTGCCCGAGTTCGAGGTCGACTTCTACAACATCAGCATCGTCGAAAACTTGCCCAACG GCTTCAGTGTTCTCCAAGTGATGGCCACGGACAAGGACCAGGGGGACAATGCAGAGTTCACGTACCAGCTGCGCGACCCCCAAGGCGCGTTCTCTATCGACCCCAAAAGCGGATGGCTCACTGTCCGGAATCAG ACTGTTTTAGACAGAGAGCAACATTCTTCTTTAAGAATGAAAGTTTacgcaaaagaaaaaaatcccAGCGTGGTCGGCACTTATCTGGACAAGCAAAGATTATCCAAATTCCGCCGCAACTCACCGGTTCCTGCTCTgccattaaaagaaaaaactactTATGTTTATCCAGATAAAATTGGAACCAAGAGTGAAAATATCGAGTACTTTGAAGATATAAATCAGCTGATGTCCTTTGTAACAGTTGAAGTGACACTTCTCGATGCTAATGATAATAATCCCGTGTTTGTTCCGAACAATCTCTACGAGTTCACAGTGAAATCGAATGCTAAAATCGGAACTTTCATCGGTAATGTTAAAGCTGTTGATCCAGATCTGGGGAGAAATGGAATTGTTTCCTACGATTTACAAAGAACGAGTAATCTGACGATTACTTCCCCATTTCAAGTCGATGCTAATTCTGGTGAGGTTACTGTGGCTCAATCTCCTATACTAGAAGGGAGGCATGCTTTGTTTGTAGAGGCATCTGATCAGCCCGCTAATCCTAGCGAGAGAAGATATTCTTTAGCTGTGGTGACGGTTGATGTAACTAGGTCTAATACAG ATAAACCAGATTTCATCGGCGCACCATATGAGTTTTGGGTCGGTTCAAACGTCGGCATTGGAACTAGTGTTGGTCAAATTAGAGTCAACGAAGCAATGGAAAAGTCTGATGTCTCATATGATCTCTTACATGGATATGAAGAAGgag TGCCATTTGCCGTAGAAGAAAGATCTGGAGTGATAACTGTTATTCACGATCTATCAAAGTTCAATCGTCTTATGTACGACTTTGAGGCGGTCGCTATGCAGGAAGGAATCAATTTGAGCATAGCCACTAACGCGACCATACATGTTGTGGATGCGGACGACGAGAGAGGTTTCCTGTTGAA GGGCAGCCAATCACCGATCACATTTCatgttaaagaaaatctaGCAGGAGCTATGATTGGACAAATTTTCAACATAAATAGTAGCAGTACTACAATGAATAAACCTACAAATATAAGATATATCATAGCCAATCAACAAGATGTCACAGATGATATCGCAATTG GTCAAGATGGCACCATTTATGCGCAAAAGCCGCTTGATCGAGAAAAGCGTGACTCTTACAGAATGACAGTTATTGCCGAATTTAACAAAGGAATCGTATCAGGCGCAGGAATTTATCAAGTGAATATATTTGTTGATGATGAAAATGACAATCCTCCAATATTTGACAACCCCATTTATGAAGGCGTTATTACCGAGAACGCTAAAAAGGGGACGGAAGTGAAAATGACAAACAAAATTAGAGCAACTGATGCTGACCTTGGtcaaaatgcaattttttcgTATACCTTGTTTGGAGATGGTCACGATCTATTTGCTGTAAATGAATTGAGTGGTGTTGTTACATATGTTGGCAATAAACTTGACCGAGAGGAAAGGggttcatatttattaaaagttgttGCCAGAGATAAGGGAAGTCTTAAATCTGAGGCAAAGTTAACTATTACAGTTCTCGATGAAAACGATAATGAACCAAAGTACAACCAAATCATTATTCCATTAGGAGAGAGTGTAGATTTATTAGAGACGCATGGCAGAACAGacgtgaaaatatttaaagaaaagaaaaatgacgTTAATAGTGGAGTTGCAAAAATAGAAGTTAAACCAAAGAACAAGTTTTCAACAGCTGTCGATGCAGCAGGGCCTTTATTTTTAGTTCCCGAAAATATAGCGATTGGATCAAcaatattgaaattgaatgCTATAGATATGGATAGTGGATCAAATGGTCAAATTCGCTATGAATTTATGTCTGAAGTTTTTATACCACCAACTGCATTGTCTGGAAATGCGTTGCAAGTACGAAgatattttgttatcaatGAGCGCCATGGACATATTGTTGTGGCTAGAGCATTACCTCCAGAAGCTGAATTTAGGCTAAATGTATCCGCCATAGACGGCGGAGGGCTTAGTGATCATATTACAATACGaatatttgtcaaagataTCAATGATCATTTtccaatgtttaaaaaatcgtGGTATTCTTTTAATGTTGATGAAGCTCAATATAGTAGACGAGTTCTTGGCAAAGTTGACGCTACAGATGCTGATTTTGCACAAAATGCGAATTTAACCTACTTCTTACAACCAGACAGTAAAGATTTACCGTTTGAAATTTCTCCATTAAACGGAGTTTTAAGTATAAATGGTGAATTAGATAGAGAAAAAGAAGATAAGTATATTCTTACTGTAGTAGCCAGAGATAACGGATATGAAAAAAAGCTAACTTCATCGGTCAGTGTAGAAATAGAGGTTTTAGATGTGAATGACAATTCGCCTAAGTTTTACGCCTACGACGAATTATTAGAATGGAAACACCCAGAAGCTGATAATATTTCTAATCACAACTTTGAATCAGTCATGATGATTCCTGTGTATAAAACTACCTTAGAAGAAAATACTCCTATTGGAAGCGTAGTAACACGAGTCTATGCAAATGATTCCGACTTAATAAGCAATGGAAATGGATTAATACTTTATAGCTTGCCGcaaagaaaaaatcaaatgaatatattttcaatagatTCAAAAGAAGGAATAATCACAACAACGGGAAGGTTGGACTATGAATCCCAATCCGTATATAACGTGACAGTTGTCGCATCAGATTTAGGTTCACCGAGTTTAAGTTCCACCGCCATAGTTATGTTGACAGTAAAAGACGTACCAGACGAAATTGAAGTATCAGATAAACCAGTTTTCATATCAAGGTATTATGAACTCGAGATCGAAGAAAATGTTCACACTCCCGTGGAACTTGTTACTCTAAATTTGACGGAACATTacgaaaactttaaaatgaggtatttcatattaaatgaaaatgatacAGACATAAAAAGAACTTTTGTAATAGATCCACGCAATGGAACATTATATTTAGTCCGAAGTCCAGATAGAGAAGTGAAAGATGTTTATGAGGTTTTGGTTAGAGCGGAAAGACAAAAGATCAGCCGAGAACTGCCGCACATGATCTATCCGGTGTCAGATGACGTACTGGAGGGAATGACGAAATATGATGTTAAAATAGTAGTGAGAATAAAGGATGTCAATGATAATGCACCAAAGTTCCTTAATGGAGGTCGACCGATGGTTACAGCTATTCCGACTACTGCTCCTTTTGGATATGAAGTGATTCAATTGCAG GCTATCGACGCTGACACCGGGCTGAACTCGGACATCCGCTACCAGGTGATGAACTCGGCTGGTGGACGTTTCGCGGTGTCCCCCCGCAGCGGCGCGGTGCGGACCGCGGGCAGCTTTGCGCACGACGCCGGCAAAGTGTTCGGCTTCGATGTGAAGGCCACTGACCGCGGCGGTGCTGATGACGGTCGATCTGCTATCGCTAACGTCTTC GTATACGTACTGGATGAAAGTAAACAGTTGATACTTGTGGTTGGTGCGAAACCGACTGAAGTGGAAAAAGAAATGGAAAATATAACGAGATCCCTTTCTAATATGACGGGCTACGACATCCGAGTGCGAAGACTCGAGCCTAGCTTCAAAGGCTCCATGGATGGACACgc AACCGATCTGTATATTTATGGCGTTGATCCTTTGTCAAACGCCATCATCGATATGGATGTTTTACAAAa GTTGATAATGAAACGAGAGGCGTCTGAGCGTCGCGAGGTTGGTGGCTTCAAGTTGCTGAGTGTGGGCGACACGAGCACAGTGCAGGCGCGCAGCGGCAAGCTGCTCAGCACCATGGAGATCGGTGTGGTCGCACTCGGCTGCTTAGTCTTCATCGGTGCCTGCACCACCGCCGTCTGCATACTCTGCGTCAGGACCAACAAGAG ACACCACCATCATCACAAAAGAAAGCATGCCCatcattatttcatttaa